One Pecten maximus chromosome 7, xPecMax1.1, whole genome shotgun sequence genomic window carries:
- the LOC117331057 gene encoding oncoprotein-induced transcript 3 protein-like, whose translation MLSTPETSMLVVVFVILSFVGHSHSTPDHDPCVSHVAIHKGKYRGTKCDYRLGKALNDIYIDDSLWYKANGFNGSLSMPTHPVSLDRCSTKLPIWMNGTHPTSGMTVNRTACMAGPNSNCMSKYNIQVKNCSTFYVYKLQTTNGLKMAYCFGEDEPCPPTDPCEDIDREELKDDGYRSATCSRTDMCDKVTDGWYRVTKPDNDDTGLQMFDKCPGQLSCGTASPIWLEDQHPTSSEGIVSRNVCVRNNTGCCGERFQIRVVNCQSFFVYELKARTTCPQRYCFGNVSTDSNCVIENSTLDRNSGFRLQRHSMVDLILSFLVSWIWSSGWY comes from the exons ATGTTGTCTACCCCAGAGACAAGTATGCTGGTGGTCGTATTTGTGATTCTGAGCTTTGTAGGACATTCTCATTCTACTCCAG ACCATGATCCATGTGTTAGTCATGTTGCTATACACAAAGGGAAATACCGAGGAACAAAGTGTGACTACAGACTAGGAAAAGCACTAAACGACATATATATTGACGACAGTCTGTGGTACAAAGCAAATGGATTCAATGGCTCCCTCAGTATGCCTACACATCCTGTCTCCCTAGACAGATGTAGTACTAAGTTACCAATCTGGATGAATG GTACACATCCGACCAGTGGTATGACAGTCAATAGGACCGCGTGTATGGCTGGTCCAAACTCAAACTGcatgtcaaaatacaatatacaggtCAAAAATTGTAGTACATTTTATGTCTATAAATTACAAACAACAAATGGATTGAAAATGGCATACTGTTTTG gTGAAGATGAACCGTGTCCACCgacag ATCCATGCGAGGATATTGACCGCGAGGAGCTAAAGGATGACGGATATAGGTCTGCCACCTGTTCACGAACAGATATGTGTGACAAAGTCACTGATGGATGGTACCGTGTCACCAAGCCTGACAACGATGACACTGGACTACAAATGTTTGACAAGTGCCCAGGCCAGTTAAGCTGTGGTACTGCGTCGCCGATCTGGCTGGAAG atcaGCATCCAACATCCTCAGAAGGCATCGTCTCAAGAAATGTATGTGTTAGAAATAATACAGGTTGCTGTGGCGAAAGATTTCAGATAAGGGTCGTTAACTGTCAATCATTTTTTGTCTATGAGCTCAAGGCAAGGACTACCTGTCCGCAGAGATATTGCTTTGGAAACGTTAGTACCG acAGCAATTGCGTCATCGAAAACAGCACGCTTGATCGAAACAGTGGATTCCGTTTGCAAAGGCACAGC
- the LOC117331075 gene encoding von Willebrand factor D and EGF domain-containing protein-like, which yields MIFLIFALAQGLHLGVADPCTDYKELPFADLRFVNNIYNIADDPVLERQVSCSVRARTTTKGPPGSSMKSAEVFIGIKVQTRFRSCDYDNVHRGGPPFCVWGVAVQAGRDVFVIDRKSGYANYRVCNDSALDVRQKGTTLYRLSNSTEWTDSSREALQSSCLAELELNTTLETKGVTGKPSIAAAIKEIACPGNCSDFGTCDCDDGFGGPDCSIDLSIPPFFEELLDDGMCDKQRWECDSAMATGDDFLAKGHLKCNMTPFWYDINGVVHEEKGTIVTAEIQTFMNLFCPLTMTRRKRDTSGNHVDNNTFIEGYHVALSNDGIHFGDLHTLFIFDSKCQTPMSYRGKQAFVLKEGYCFINNKCTVENDVNPADICQMCNPAASSYKWSKRTTMAECNPMVPEEESDYLWVIGVVAGVIAAVAIIGLVMWKIKVRKVEKVSDSSMFSDTVKGRG from the exons ATGATATTCCTAATATTTGCTCTTGCACAAG GGTTACATCTTGGGGTGGCTGATCCATGCACTGACTATAAAGAATTGCCGTTTGCAGACTTGAgatttgtgaataatatatacaatatagcaGATGATCCA GTGTTGGAGAGGCAG GTGTCTTGTTCAGTTAGGGCAAGGACAACAACAAAGGGTCCTCCAGGGTCATCTATGAAAAGTGCCGAGGTATTCATTGGAATAAAG GTGCAAACTAGATTTAGATCGTGTGACTATGACAACGTCCATAGAGGTGGTCCGCCTTTCTGTGTTTGGGGAGTGGCCGTACAAGCTGGAAGAGATGTCTTTGTAATTGACAGAAAAAGTGGTTACGCAAACTACAGGGTCTGTAACGACTCTGCATTAGACGTCAGGCAAAAGGGCACAACATTGTATCGG CTGTCTAATTCGACTGAATGGACCGATTCATCGAGGGAGGCGCTACAGAGCAGTTGTCTGGCAGAATTAGAGCTAAATACGACCTTAGAGACGAAAGGCGTGACTGGAAAACCTTCAATAGCTGCAGCCATCAAAGAAATCGCGTGTCCTGGGAATTGTTCTGACTTCG GAACGTGTGACTGTGACGATGGATTCGGAGGACCAGACTGTTCTATAGATTTAAGTATACCACCATTCTTTGAGGAACTTCTGGACGACGGAATGTGTGACAAACAGAGATGGGAATGTGATTCTGCAATGGCAACCGGAGACGATTTTTTAGCGAAAGGACATCTAAAATGTAACATGACACCTTTCTGG TATGATATTAACGGAGTAGTGCATGAAGAAAAAGGAACTATTGTAACGGCTGAGATTCAAACCTTCATGAATCTTTTCTGCCCTTTGACGATGACCAGACGGAAGAGGGACACTTCCGGCAATCACGTCGACAACAACACCTTTATTGAGGGGTACCACGTGGCCCTCAGTAATGACGGTATCCACTTTGGTGATTTACACACGTTATTTATATTTGACTCTAAATGCCAGACCCCGATGTCATACAGAGGAAAGCAAGCATTTGTCCTGAAG GAAGGTTACTGTTTCATAAACAACAAATGTACCGTCGAGAATGACGTTAACCCTGCCGATATATGTCAGATGTGTAACCCAGCGGCATCGTCTTACAAGTGGTCTAAAAGGACAACCATGGCAG AGTGTAACCCTATGGTTCCAGAAGAGGAGAGTGACTACCTTTGGGTCATTGGTGTTGTGGCAGGTGTAATAGCGGCAGTCGCTATAATCGGTCTCGTCATGTGGAAGATCAAAGTCCGAAA aGTAGAAAAAGTGAGCGATTCTTCGATGTTCAGCGACACAGTAAAAGGTCGAGGATAA